AAGGTGACAATTTTTGAGTCTCTTCCCAAAGGGTGAAAAATGCATCCAAGGAATGTgttcttccaaataaaaacGCAACTTTCAAATTCgttattttatgttttggaaatttgtttaaatatgaaaaattggttaaatagcccataagataccagctctttatgaaaaactggcaggttttgtaccagctttatggaaaaaattgattaaatagtgcccaaaggaaaactagtatgttttgtatttaacataaattaaatatgtgaaagttaaaaaaacaaaattgctcataagataccagctctttaaggGAAACTGAcaggttttgtagtatgttttgtatcAACTCTTTATGAAAaacataccaactctttatggaaaaaattgattaaatagcgcccaaaggaaaactagtgtgttttgtatttaacataaattaaatatgtgaaagttaaaaaaatatatatttctcataagataccagctctttatgggaaattagcaggttttgtatttaatacgctatttaaccaattttttatatttaaacaaatttacgaaaattaaaataacgtatttgaaagttgcatttttatttggaagaacGCATTTCTTGAATGTGTTTTTCACCCTTTGGGAAGAGACTCAAAAATTGCCAGCCTTTAGGAAGTTAGTTTAAAaactctttcttttttgaaaatttactCCATTAACAAGTCATTTGTGGTTCCTACATTAGATAATGATATGAAATAGATCTCTCCTTACATATATGAACAAAAGAAGGAGACTCAAATCACAAAAGCTAACCATACCAAATACAAGTCAATTGTCTAATCCAGTCGAGAGTGCCACTCAATGTCCACAATCTCCAAAAGACCAATCATATAACCATCTAACAATCACcataacaaaaagaaattgtCATCAAATCATCACTTTCCAGCTAACAATAATTTTACTTCAGCGAGTAGATTGAGGATAAAGGAGGTTAATTACATATTGTCGTTTCATTTCTGCAGGAAGATTGTAGAACACATGAAGCTTGGAAATCTACTCCGAAAGTATGTCGGCTGCATTCATTACATCTCCACTCGGTAAAGCAAGTTTCATTAACTCAGCAACAACTTGATCTCTTCTATCGGAGACCAATTGCTCACGTTTATCCTCATTTGACATGGCTGCTGCCATAGTTGTGAAATTAGCTTGAATTCCCTCAACGAAATCTCCAAATTTGCTGGTGAGAAGTTGCAATGATGCATCAAGATCACCCCTTGTTGTTGATgcagatttcattttttttgacacATTTGCAATGGGAGGggattgtttcttttgtttcttggaatttcttgtacttgttgAGCTTGGTTGAGTTGATTGCTCCATGGAATTTACTTCATCTTCTTCTACCTTATCATTATCCGAGTTTGACATAGCATCAAGCCCTTCATCTCCTTCCTCCAAATTTTGGACATCTTCCATATCTTGGACAGCTTGTGCAATATCTTCAGCAACATTTCCAGTGGCTCTGTCTCTTCCATATACAATTTCAAGATCTCCTAAATATGGAAATTTGACATCCCAAAGGCCCTTCGCATCCTTATGAGTCTAGAGATAGAATAGAAAGATAAATGATAATCTTAATAAAAGGTTGAAAAAGAACATATCAAAATGTAAAAAGTAATCAATTTCTTACCTTGCACCAATCATCATACCACTGTTTTTCACAAGAAATCTTTTTCTCAGCATCATTCCAACTACAACCACTTTCTTTGCACATTTCAACAATTGCATGgaacctatttttcagccacttAACTTTTGATTCAATATGTGGGCTGACTTGTTTGGTAAAAGTAGGTTGCTTACGCAAGATAATTTTAAGCAATTCGctcatataattatttttaaatcctCCATCTGATTTCCACATTGGATCACAAGCCAACTCTTGCAATGATTCTATGAGCACTTTTACCTCTTCACCAGTCCAAAAACATTTATTTTTCCCTCTTCCACGTACAATTTCATCATTCTCCATCCTATCATTTAGAAGTCAACCCATATATATCAATTAATTTTGATACACAATAGCATATAACTGAAATTTATAATATAACAAAACACATAAAAGAACATACAATTAAAagtcaatccaaatttaaaagaACATACATCAAGTGTCAATCTAATTCACAAATCCACTACAAGAGTACATCAAAtgtcaatccaaatttaatgAGTCTAAGAGCTAAACATCCATTCATAGCTAAATACTAAGTCCAGCCCTCCAATTGTCAAACATTTCAAGTGCTAAATTATTTCTAAAATTTGCCCATTGATCACTTGGCAAAATAGTGGATATGTGCTCTACTTCTTCATCACTGTTTTCAtcttcactttcattttcttcactttGTAGTAATTCTTGTGGATCAAAAGTCATGAACTTCCTTATCAAGTTGTGCAGCAGACAACATGCCATAATTATTCGCACTTGTGtttgaattggaaaaaatgaaggGGATGCTAGAATCTTCCACCTTCCTTTTAGCAATCCAAAACATCTTTCTATGATATTTCTAGCTTTAAAATGTTTCATGTTGAAATATTCCTCTGGTCTTTGTGGTCGATAACCATTGAATTCATTAAGGTGATATCTTTGCCCTCGATAAGGGGCAAGAAATCCATCAGCATTACAATATCCAGCATCCACCAAGTAATAACAACCTTCAAAATTCAACCATGtacaaattaatactagactacctTATTTTCGAAAAATAATTGATTGAATGGTATTGAATACTGCaatatatgtttaccttgtggGATTCTAAGACCATTTGGTCTAGAGATAGCATTTCGAAGCACACGACCATCATGTGCCGAACCTTCCCAACCAGGCAAGACATAGATAAATTGCATATTAGGAGAACAAACCCCTAATACATTTGTTGCAATACTTCCTTTTCTCGTTCGGTATCTTGATTTTTGTTCGGTGGGTGGTGTCACATCTATTAATGTCCCATCTAAGGCACCCAAACAATTctattttaacaaaaataaaaaatataaatgagttAAAATGTCTATATTGGATAGTTTAGATGAAAACATACATTTTATTAAATGATTGTATTTTAATGTTTGAATTACCTTAAAACATTTCCATCTCTCATCTGTGCAATTTTCGGTAATAGGCTCAGGCTTCTTAAGTAATATAGTATGCAATTTCAAAACTGCTAGGAGGCAAAGATTAAATTGACGACTCACCGTTTCTCTACTTCTCCAAAATAGACCACAAATTGTTCTACTTTTCTTGTGGTGAGCCAAAACATACACAAACATGGCAACAATTTCTTCTATTGACATGTTTCTTGTAGCTTTCAAACCTCCAGTGTCTCTAATCATTTCACATAATATCCCAAATGTTCGTCTATCCATACGAAGTTCGCTAATACAATAAGCATCACTCTCCCTAGTCAAATTGAATAAGTGTTGCATGCGCTCAgtgactttttcttcttttgattttatttggcGTCTTCTACTTTTGAGATGTATGAATATTAACTGGTACCACATCATAAACAGTGCAATAACAACCATTATCATTCCTGATAAAATCTGGCTTTGCCCTCGATATTTTTTGCGTCTTCTGTTTTCAATAGGCAAACGTGGCATCTTTGTCTACATAACAATATGACAACCAAACGTAAGTATTCACCAAACTAGATTACGGCATCAAAATCTTCAAATGCATTAAACATCAATTGATCTTATTAAAAGGGCCTAGACATGCATCATACATCCGTAAACACAATGATGTATAGATATAAATAAGCATAAACAAACGAAATTGATAGTTGAAACTTGAAATCCTAATGTACGAATAACTATGAAACTGAAAGCTATTCAAGCAGACAATTTTACAAACAGGTACAGGGCATGTAGAAACCCACCCAAACTATACCAGTATTCAcggatcaaataaccaaaagatCAAGAATTGATTGACCTCCATTGAATGCGTAATCCAAGAAAACAcattaaaaacataaaaatgacAAATCTAGTGACATTAACATTTATCTCACcaaaaaagagaacaaaataaTGTATTTGTTGAAGTAAGTGAATTAAAATACATGTATTACAACAAAATACATGGATTAAAAACATGTATTATTCTCACCAATAATAGTGTATTTGTTGCGGAAATAATTTCTTATTGGATTTTGTGACAAAAGAATATGAATTCATGGAAGGAAGACTTTTTTGCAAAACAGAGAAGATTTGGTCCAGTTAGTGTTATTGTATAAGATTCcgttcttttcttctttattttcaactACCCAGTGAGTAGCCTGAAAAAacagagaagaagaaagagaaaagcttGCATACgaaaagaaaattgcagagGCAAGGGAGTTTGTAATCCACTGACCTGGGATCAAGGAATTCACCCTAGTAGAAGACTCTTCAACTCTAGAATTCGTTGTCCAAGGAGAGTCGAAAGCCACTGATCTTTATGGTTGTTCAACCGATGAAGTAGAAGAGGTAGAAAatctgatgaagaagaagaacagaAGGTGCGGCGTgtaatgaagaaaaaaagagggtAGGTTCGTCATAAATGTTTTTGCTTGGGAATGAGTtgag
The Coffea arabica cultivar ET-39 chromosome 6c, Coffea Arabica ET-39 HiFi, whole genome shotgun sequence genome window above contains:
- the LOC140008785 gene encoding protein ALP1-like: MPRLPIENRRRKKYRGQSQILSGMIMVVIALFMMWYQLIFIHLKSRRRQIKSKEEKVTERMQHLFNLTRESDAYCISELRMDRRTFGILCEMIRDTGGLKATRNMSIEEIVAMFVYVLAHHKKSRTICGLFWRSRETVSRQFNLCLLAVLKLHTILLKKPEPITENCTDERWKCFKNCLGALDGTLIDVTPPTEQKSRYRTRKGSIATNVLGVCSPNMQFIYVLPGWEGSAHDGRVLRNAISRPNGLRIPQGCYYLVDAGYCNADGFLAPYRGQRYHLNEFNGYRPQRPEEYFNMKHFKARNIIERCFGLLKGRWKILASPSFFPIQTQVRIIMACCLLHNLIRKFMTFDPQELLQSEENESEDENSDEEVEHISTILPSDQWANFRNNLALEMFDNWRAGLSI
- the LOC140008784 gene encoding uncharacterized protein, producing the protein MENDEIVRGRGKNKCFWTGEEVKVLIESLQELACDPMWKSDGGFKNNYMSELLKIILRKQPTFTKQVSPHIESKVKWLKNRFHAIVEMCKESGCSWNDAEKKISCEKQWYDDWCKTHKDAKGLWDVKFPYLGDLEIVYGRDRATGNVAEDIAQAVQDMEDVQNLEEGDEGLDAMSNSDNDKVEEDEVNSMEQSTQPSSTSTRNSKKQKKQSPPIANVSKKMKSASTTRGDLDASLQLLTSKFGDFVEGIQANFTTMAAAMSNEDKREQLVSDRRDQVVAELMKLALPSGDVMNAADILSE